Sequence from the Ectothiorhodospira sp. BSL-9 genome:
TGCAGGGGCAGATCGCCCACATCCAGGCCGGCCGCGAGCCCCGGCTTGACCCCCTGTTTCAGGAGGCCTTCGCCAGGGTGCTGGACAACGACACCCTGGATACCGCCCTGGTGGCCGAGGCCCTCACCCTGCCGGGCGAGACCTACCTGGCCGAGCAGATGGACGTGGTGGACGTGGATGCCATCCACCAGGCGCGCCAGTTCACCCGCCGTGCATTGGGCGAGGCCCTGGCGGCGCGCTTCCGGGCCGTGTATGACTCGCTGCAGGACAGCCCCAGTAAGGATGGGCAACAGATGGATGCCGCCGCCATGGGGCGTCGGCGCCTGCGCAACCTGTGCCTGGCCTATCTGTGTGCCGCCGGCGACACCAACGCCCAGGCTCTGGCCGAGGCCCAGTACCAGGCCGCCGACAACATGACCGATGCCATGGGTGCCCTGCGGGCCCTGATGGACTGCCCTGGGGAGATTCAGGAACGCAGCCTGGCCCACTTCGAGGCCCGCTGGCGGGAAGAGCCACTGGTGCTGGACAAGTGGTTCGGCCTGCAGGCCACCGCCAGTGCCCCCGGGGCCCTGGACCGGATCCGTCGCCTGATGCAGCACCCGGTCTTTTCCATCCGCAACCCCAATCGGGTGCGCGCCGTGCTGGGGGCCTTTGCCATGGCCAACCCGGTGCATTTCCATGCCGCTGATGGCAGCGGCTATGAACTGATCACCGATCAGGTGCTGGAACTGGATGGCCTGAACCCCCAGATCGCCGCCCGGCTGGTCACCAGCCTGAGCCGCTGGAAGCGATTCGATGAGCAGCGCCAGGGGCTGATGCGGGCCAGCCTGGAGCGCATCGTGGCCCACCCGGGGCTGTCCCGGGACGTGTACGAGATTGCCTCGCGGAGTCTGGGGTGAAAAGATAGGCGGCATGCACACACACAGCGCGACGATCATGGACGATCAACCCCTGGATATCCTCCGATCCACCTTCGGTTACGAGCAATTCCGCCCGCCCCAGGACCAGGTCATCGACACCCTCATGCAGGGCGGCGATGCACTGGTCCTGATGCCCACGGGGGGCGGCAAGTCCCTGTGCTATCAGATCCCCGCCATGGCTCTGCCGGGCACGGGGGTCGTGGTGTCTCCCTTGATTGCCCTCATGCAGGACCAAGTGGCTGCCCTGCGCCAGGCGGGGGTGCGCGCTGCCTATTTGAATTCCACCCTGCATTGGGAAGAGGCTCAGGCAGTGGAACGGGACCTGCTGCGTGGCGAGCTGGACCTGCTCTATGTGGCTCCCGAGCGCCTGCTCAACGAACGCACCCTGGCCCTGCTGGGGCGGGCACGCATCAATCTGTTCGCCATTGATGAGGCCCATTGTGTCTCCCAGTGGGGCCATGATTTCCGGCCCGAATACATCAAGCTCTCCCTGCTGGCCGAGCACTGGCCCCACATCCCCCGCATCGCCCTCACCGCCACCGCCGACGAGCGCACCCGTCAGGAGATCCGGCAGCGCCTGGGGCTGGACCGGGCCCGGGTGTTCATCAGCGGCTTCGACCGGCCCAACATCCGCTACCGCATCACCCAGGGCAGCGGGAATGCCCGCCGGGATCTGCTGCGCTTCATCCAGCAGACTCACCCGGATGAGGCAGGCATTGTCTATTGCCTGTCCCGCAAGCGGGTGGACGAGATCGCCGACTGGCTCTGCGACCAGGGGCTGACCGCGCTGCCCTACCACGCGGGCCTGGGCGCCCAGGTGCGGGAGGCCCATCAGCGGCGGTTTCTCAATGAGGAAGGGGTGATTGTGGTGGCCACCATCGCCTTCGGCATGGGCATCGACAAGCCCAATGTGCGCTTCGTGGCCCACCTGAACCTGCCCAAGAGCATCGAGGCCTATTATCAGGAGACCGGCCGCGCCGGTCGTGACGGGCTGCCGGCGGATGCCTGGATGAGCTACGGCCTGCAGGATGTGATCACCCTGCGGCAGATGGTGGACAGCTCCGAGGCGGACGAGAGCCACAAGCGGGTAGAGCGCCACAAGCTGGACGCCATGCTGGGCCTGTGCGAGATGACCACCTGTCGTCGCCAGGCCCTGCTGTCCTATTTTGGCGAGACGGAGTCCGAGCCCTGCGGCAACTGCGACACCTGCCTGGAACCCCCCGAGACCTGGGACGCCACCGTCCCCGCCCAGAAGGCCCTGTCCTGTGTGCATCGCACCGGGCAGCGGTTTGGCGTGAACTACCTGGTGGACGTGCTGCGCGGCAAGGATGATGCCCGTATCAAGCAGTTCGGCCATGACCGCGTGAGTGTGTTCGGCATCGGCAGCGACATGGGCGTGAACGAGTGGAAGGGGATCTTCCGGCAGATGATCGCCCGGGGCCTGCTCACGGTGGACCTGGAAGGCCACGGCGGCCTGCATCTCAACGAGGCCTGCCGGCCGGTGCTGCGGGGGGAAATGCAGCTGATGCTGCGCAAGGAGGTGCGGCCTTCTCGTGCGCCCAAGGAGCCCCGGCGCACCGCAGCGGCGAGTCTGGACAGCCCCGAGGACCAGCGCCTATTCGAGGCCCTGCGCGCCTGCCGGCGTCGGCTGGCGGACGAGCAGGGGGTGCCGCCGTATGTGGTGTTTCATGATGCCACGTTGATGGAGATGGCGGAGGTGCGACCGGAGAGCCTGCGGGCCATGGCGGCAATCTCCGGGGTGGGGGAGAGGAAGCTGGAGGCTTATGGAGAGGAATTCCTGGAGGTGATTTTGAGGTTTGAGTAACCTTTCATCACCGCGCGTTGAACACCACCACGGTCTTCCCCTTGGCCGTGATCAGTTCCCGCTCTTCCAGGTCCTTGAGTACCCGCCCGGCCATCTCCCGGGAACAGCCCACGATCTTGGCCAGCTCCTGGCGGGTGACGCGGATCTGCATCCCCTTGGGGTGGGTCATGGCGTCCGGTTGCTGGGCCAGCTCCATCAGGGTGCGGGCGATGCGGCCGGTCACGTCCAGGAAGGCCAGGTCGATCACCTTGCGGCTGGTCTCGCGCAGGCGCACGGCCATCTGGGTGGCCAGCAGGAACAGGATGGTGGGGTCCTGCATGGCCAGTTCGATGAACTTGGGGTAGTGGATCTCCGCCGTCTCGGTGGGCGTGCGGGTCACGATGCCGGCGCTGCGCGCCTGGGAGGAAAACACACCCATCTCCCCGAAGAACTGCCCCGGGTTCAGGTAGGCCAGCACCATCTCGTGCCCCAGTTCATCCTCGATCATCACGCTGACCGAACCCTGAATGATATAGTAGAGCGTATCCGGGCGATCCCCCGCGTGGATGATGGTGGCACGGGCGGGGTATTGGCGACGATGGCAATGGGCAAGCAATTTATCCAGTGCCTCTTCAGGCGCCTGTTGTTGCTTGAGTAGACTACTCATTGTCCACCTCGTGGGGGCAGGACGACGAACCGCCAACGCTAACAATGGGGGAGGCGGGGCCTGTATCCGCTGATGCGTCGGATGAGCTGAGGGCGCTTATCTTATTATTTTCCCAGCGTCGAGTTTATGGTAGCCCGGGTGGATTGTCGAATATTTGCATCGGCCGAGCGCGCCGAAAGGAAGAAAGGGCTGTGAAAACCCGGATCAAATGGCTGGATAACGCAACCTTTGTGGGCGAGTCGGGCAGTGGACATGCCGTGGTGATGGACGGCCCACCGGAGCACGGTGGACGCAACCTGGGCCCCCGCCCCATGGAGATGCTGCTGCTGGGCATGGGCGGCTGCACCGCCTTCGACGTGATGCAGATCCTCAAAAAATCCCGCCAGTCAGTGACCGACTGCGAACTGGAAGTGTCTGCCGAGCGCGCGGAGACCGACCCCAAGGTATTCACCCGCATCCATGTGAATTACATCGTCACCGGTCACGATCTGTCGGAAAAGCACGTGGCCAGGGCCGTGAGCCTGTCGGCAGAAAAATACTGCTCTGCCTCCATCATGCTGGGCAAGGTGGCCGAGATCACCCATGATTTCGAGATCCGGTCACCCTGAGGAGCGCTGCGCGGGCGGGCGGTCTGTCGTAGCCGCGAATACGGGTGATACACTCAATCGCCCTGGGGATACCTGGCCATAACCAATTTTCCCAGTGCGGTATTGAAATGTGAACTGGTTCACATTACTCTCTCAAGCAGTGACCGTCGCCCTTCGGCTTCGGGTCCCGCCTGCGTTTCAGGCGTCAACCCGTTCGGATGAGGGGTTTCACGCGAATATTCCGCCCGCCCGGGCATTCGGGTAAGCGGAGCAGGGTAGGCGCCAGAAAAGGAGAAGCACGTGAGCAAGCGAAGTGTCCAGGGGTTCATCCGATACCTTCTCGTCCTCCTCGCGGCATTGGCGCTGGGCGCCTGTGCGACCAAGCACCCCCCGCTGGAAGATGTGTCGCTGGACGGTAGTCCCGACTACATCATCGGCCCCGGCGATAATGTGAACATCTTCGTCTGGCGCCAGCCCGAGCTGTCCATGTCGGTGCCGGTGCGCCCCGACGGCAAGATCACCACCCCGTTGATCGAAGACGTACCCGCCGCCAACAAGACCCCCACCGAACTGGCCCGGGACATGGAAGAGGTCCTGTCCGTGTATGTGCGGGATCCGGTGGTCACGGTCATCGTCACTGGTTTTCGCGGTCCCTACGATCAGCAGATCCGGGTGGTGGGTCAGGCCGCCAATCCTCAGGCCATCCCCTTTAACGAAAACATGACGGTACTGGATGTGATGATCGCCGTGGGCGGGCTCACCGAGTTCGCGGCAGGCAATCGGGCCTCCATCGTGCGGCATGCCAACGGTGAAACCCGTCAGTTCAATGTGCGTCTCAATGATCTGCTCAACCGCGGTGACATTGATGCCAACGCCCATGTACTCCCCGGGGACATCC
This genomic interval carries:
- a CDS encoding OsmC family protein; this translates as MKTRIKWLDNATFVGESGSGHAVVMDGPPEHGGRNLGPRPMEMLLLGMGGCTAFDVMQILKKSRQSVTDCELEVSAERAETDPKVFTRIHVNYIVTGHDLSEKHVARAVSLSAEKYCSASIMLGKVAEITHDFEIRSP
- a CDS encoding XrtA/PEP-CTERM system exopolysaccharide export protein, translating into MSKRSVQGFIRYLLVLLAALALGACATKHPPLEDVSLDGSPDYIIGPGDNVNIFVWRQPELSMSVPVRPDGKITTPLIEDVPAANKTPTELARDMEEVLSVYVRDPVVTVIVTGFRGPYDQQIRVVGQAANPQAIPFNENMTVLDVMIAVGGLTEFAAGNRASIVRHANGETRQFNVRLNDLLNRGDIDANAHVLPGDILIIPESWF
- the crp gene encoding cAMP-activated global transcriptional regulator CRP, which encodes MSSLLKQQQAPEEALDKLLAHCHRRQYPARATIIHAGDRPDTLYYIIQGSVSVMIEDELGHEMVLAYLNPGQFFGEMGVFSSQARSAGIVTRTPTETAEIHYPKFIELAMQDPTILFLLATQMAVRLRETSRKVIDLAFLDVTGRIARTLMELAQQPDAMTHPKGMQIRVTRQELAKIVGCSREMAGRVLKDLEERELITAKGKTVVVFNAR
- the recQ gene encoding DNA helicase RecQ, translating into MHTHSATIMDDQPLDILRSTFGYEQFRPPQDQVIDTLMQGGDALVLMPTGGGKSLCYQIPAMALPGTGVVVSPLIALMQDQVAALRQAGVRAAYLNSTLHWEEAQAVERDLLRGELDLLYVAPERLLNERTLALLGRARINLFAIDEAHCVSQWGHDFRPEYIKLSLLAEHWPHIPRIALTATADERTRQEIRQRLGLDRARVFISGFDRPNIRYRITQGSGNARRDLLRFIQQTHPDEAGIVYCLSRKRVDEIADWLCDQGLTALPYHAGLGAQVREAHQRRFLNEEGVIVVATIAFGMGIDKPNVRFVAHLNLPKSIEAYYQETGRAGRDGLPADAWMSYGLQDVITLRQMVDSSEADESHKRVERHKLDAMLGLCEMTTCRRQALLSYFGETESEPCGNCDTCLEPPETWDATVPAQKALSCVHRTGQRFGVNYLVDVLRGKDDARIKQFGHDRVSVFGIGSDMGVNEWKGIFRQMIARGLLTVDLEGHGGLHLNEACRPVLRGEMQLMLRKEVRPSRAPKEPRRTAAASLDSPEDQRLFEALRACRRRLADEQGVPPYVVFHDATLMEMAEVRPESLRAMAAISGVGERKLEAYGEEFLEVILRFE